A segment of the Marinomonas posidonica IVIA-Po-181 genome:
TATTGGTTCTATTGGTCATCTCGCTAGTGAAAACAGCCGTGATTTATCGATTTTCGTTGCGTTTATTAAGACTGCCTTTTAGCCCGGGTTATGCCGCCTTTACTTTTCCTTTGGCAATTGGTGCGACGGCTTTGTTTAAAGTTCAAGCGCAGTGTATTGCATGGGGGGTGGATGTTTCTGTGACTCGTCTTTTGGGGGGGGGCGCAGAGGTCGAGCTTGCCGTCGCTACTCTTGTGATTGTTTATGTCATCATTCGTTATGCTTATTATTACGGCATTACGTTACAGCGTGAATTGGTATTTTCTTAAGCATTTTTTTATGTTTGTAGGGAATGAATAGAGTGTTTGATAGAAGGCTGATCCATCGCAGATCCTAGTGTGCGAATTTATTAGAGGTAAGCTTATTTGATGCAAGTCAGTTATAATAAAAAAAGCCTCGAGAAATATTTCATCGAGGCTTTGAATAGTACTAAGAATCTTGTTTTAGAATGAAGCGTCTAAAGCTACCCAGTATTCACGTCCATGATCAACAAAGCCGTATTCTTCATCTGTGAACTCTTCATCAAGTGCGTTATTCATACCAAGACTGATTTTCAAGTTGTCATTAATAATGTAGTTAGCACCTAAGTCTACTAAATCGTAAGAAGGTGTTGGTTCATCTTCTTCATTGGCTTCACCATAGTAAGTATAGCTAGTCCATACCTTTAGTTTTTCGTTTACAGACCAATCAAAAGAGGCAGTAGCCATATGAAGTGGCACACTCGTTAGAGGAGAGCCTTTATTATCGCCAGTTAACTGTTCAGAATCTGTGTAGGTATAGCTTAGTGAAGTCGAAACGCTTTTTGTTACTAAGAGTTTGCTGCTAATTTCAACCCCTTGTGTTTTCGCTTCATCAATATTAACCCATACACGATCTAGGCGACTTCCAGTCGTTGTTGCCTCGCTAGGACAGCTATCGACAGTACAGTCATCTCTTTCAATCTTGTCTTCAAATTGATTATCAAAAACCGTGATGCTCGCCATCAGCACGTTGTTATTAAAAATGGCACTGATTTCGCTGCTGACAGAAGACTCTGCTTTTAAATCCGAATTACCGTAAGTGTCTCTGCCTGAGGAGGAAATTGCCCAATCGCTAGAAAGTTGTCTAAGCTTAGGAGCTTTATACCCTGTAGAAACACCCCCTTTTAGAGTCCAGCTATCATTAATAGAGAAGACTCCATATACTTTAGGACTTAAATGATTCTTGAAGTTTTCGTTTTTATCTGCTCTGAGACCAGTAATTAGCGAAAATTTCTCTGTCATGTACCACTCATCTTCAATAAATGCTGAGAGTTGATTGTTTGACAGTTCAGTTAGGCCACTTGAAGCCTGATTACCGTTATCTTCTAAGTCTGCGTTAATATAACTAACACCAGCTGTTGTAGTGTTGTTCTCTGTAGGTACAACCCAACTAGAGCTGACTTGAGTGTTATTAATTTTAGACTCATCTGTGATGTTATTAGTAGAATCTATCTGAATAAAACTGTTTTCAGTAATATCGTCATAGCGCCCAGTGTGAGTTAGGGCAAAAGACTCTTTTTCATTCTCTTGCTCGCCAGCAGTTCTACTACTAGTAGTTGATTTATTAAGAGTGAATATTCTATTTTGTTCAGTTTTGCTTAAATCTACACTGAAATCATGGTTTTTATTTGCAAGAAAGTTAAATTTTGCGTTGTAGCTGTTGATTTCTTTTTCAGGATTGCCGTCATCAATATCATCTTCTTCTTGATCGTAATACTCGACACTCAATTGGGCGCTTAGGACATTAGGAATAACGGGACCAGACAGTGCAATAGTAGAGGTTTTAGAATTATTAAATTCACTGCCTTCAGCAGAAATGACTTCATGATGGAGATTGCCGTGCCATTCGTCTGTGTGTTTTTTCGTAATAATGTTTATGACGCCACCCATCGCACTGGAGCCATAGAGGGTTGACATTGGGCCTCTAACGACTTCAATTCTCTCGATCAAGGACAACGGTGGCATCCACTCATGATCATAACCATCCGCTGTTTTTTCCCGTGAGTCTCTAGAACTTTGAGGTCTGCCATCAATTAAGAAAAGCGTGTAATCTGGTTCTAAACCTCGCATCTGGATATTGCTACCGCCAGTGGTTCTTGCTATTTGAACACCTGGAACACTTTCAATGACGTCTGCAAGATCTCGGTAAGCGCCTTTTTCTATGTCCTCTGCAGTAATGACACTAATGGATGCTGGTGCTTCCGCTGTGTCTTGTTCAAAACCAGATGCCGTAATCACTAGGCTGTCAAGTTGTTCTTCTGCAAAGCTTGCATTGGAAATGGCGACAGCTAAAACTGTCATCGTCATTATGCTTTTTTTTGACATTGCTGGGGGAGCTCCTATTATTAATATTTATATGATGATAGATTCTAAAGTTAAAAGATAGTTTAAATGTTAACTGTTCTCATTATTGCATTTGTTCTTATTTGTTTGGTGGAACGATGTGTTCCGTTTTGTGCAATCTGTACAAAAAACTGACAGTTTCTTTGAAATAGGAAGCTTACAAGCAATACTAATTCACTGTTGGTTTGAGTTGAACTATGACAAATTTGCTCAGTAACTGACTGAATTTAATTGAAATATGAGATCCATAATGTCGTTACCATCTTGACCTAATTGTTATTCTGACTATGTTTATAAAGAGCAAGCCTCACTAAAGTGTCTTAGATATGCTCATGGATGGAATCATATGGTTGTCAGCGACACAGATGAGGCAGTTACAATAAAAGACGCTATTGTCAATTGGTTAGAGGAGGGCGATAAGGTAACTTTAATTAAGAAGCTTAAAGCCTATCAAGGAAGGAAAAAATCATTTAGTTAGACTGTTGTGTCGTTGGTGTAGATGAAATGTTAGTGTCTGCTCACTTTGTCAAAAAAGCCTAATTTGTCATAACGTTAGTAGATCTTTTATATAAGTTTTTATTGTTATAACTAATTAATATAAAAGGAATTATTCACATTTTAAACTCATTTCTCAGATACATTCCGCTATATTTGGTGATAGTATAATCCGTCTGGTTATTTTTCTTCATTAGCGTATTTCAAAGGAAAATAAATGAAAAATGTTAGTTTTTTGATTGCTGATGACAGTCAATCTGTACGCTCGGTTGTGAAAAGCACCATTTATGACCAACTGGGAAGTCAAAGAATATTGTCTGCTGTCAATGGACTAACAGCGAAGTTTATTTTGCAAAAACAAGCTGTTGATGTGGTTATTTCCGATTTGGATATGCCGCATTTAGATGGATTTCAATTACTTTCCTTTATACGAAACCATCCAAAACTCAAAAATACCCCTTTCATTATGATGGCATCTGAAGACAGCAAAAGCTTTGTCATGGATGCGATTGAGAAAGGGGTTACCCAATACTTGGTTAAGCCTTTCACTCCTGAGAGATTAGAGGATGCTATACGTCGCGCTTGGTATGGCTCCGAACAAAGGCGTAATGCTCGAATTTCGAATCTGCCAGCTCACCGCTTTCAGGTGTCATTTAATTCTCAGGATGCTGTGTTGGGCAAGATCAAAAATATTAGTAGCTCAGGTATGTTATTTGAAGTGGCTTACACTGATCAGATAAGGTTATTCAATAAATGTCGAGTGAGTGTCTCAATGCCAACTTCTAAAGCGCATGAGATTACAATTGCTGAGCTAGTGTATGACATTGTTCGTATTGAAACTACAGACTCTGTAAAAGAGGGGGTTCATGTCTGTAATGTGGCGATCAATTTGGATACATCTGAAAGTCAGCCTGATTGTGTTACCGAATTGGCGAGACTGATGGATTCTCTTACGTTAGAAGGTGTGAAAACTCGTCAAGTTCAAGAAACTCAAGATGATCTCAATGATGAATTAATCGGTTAATGAATGTGCTTAGATGATTTGATCAAAATGGTTGCGTAATGCCAGTGCGAACTTAGGCTTTTTTTGCTTCGTGAGGCGGATGTTTAGGTCAATATCGATCGTTACATTTTTTATAAAGGTTAAATTTGATACAGTAATTAGATTATGCCGACGGTTTAGGAAGACGATTAATGGTGCCGTTACAGCAGGCTTTTTTTCTTACATTTTTTGCGGGCATAGCCATGCCCGCAGGAGCGATCATTGCCCACTTTCTTCACATTAAACCTGTTTGGTTAGAAAGAGAAATCCTTCATGGTATCACTGCTTTTGGTGGTGGTGCCTTAATGTCTGCAGTGGCTTTGGTGTTGGTGCCAGAAGGTATTTCTAGTTTTCATCCCATTCAAGCTGCCGCCATTTTTGTATTGGGCGGCATTAGTTTTATGTTACTGGATTATTCCCTTTCAAAAAGTGGTTCTTCAATGAGCCAACTAATTGCAATGTTGTCTGATTTTATTCCCGAATCACTTGCATTAGGGGCCTCTGTTGCTATGGGTAGCCGTGACGCCTTTCTCATTACTTTGTTGATTATTATGCAAAATATTCCAGAAGGCTTTAATGCATTTCGAGAGTTACGACATACTCGAGCTTATTCTGTTAAGACGGTTTTAATCTTATTTTTCTTATTGGCGTTGACAGGTCCGATCTCAGGTATGATTGCGTACATCTGGCTATCTGAATGGCACAACATTATTTCTGCTATTATGCTTTTTTCGGCAGGTGGTATTCTCTATATTGTATTTCAAGATATTGCCCCTCAAGCTGTCTTAGAAAAGCATTGGGGTCCACCTTTAGGTGCCGTTCTGGGATTTTCATTAGGTTTGATTGGCTATATGTCAATATCATAATTCCTTTCCTTAGATTGGCCTTCATGGTCTATTTTTCATTTCTATTTTCATAACTCATCCCGTGTTTTGGCCTTTGAGATTTAACTTTAATGGTTTGTGGTGTCTGTCATGAGAGTTTGTTTGAGGTGCATTATTCGTTGCGAGTCTTAATTGGTGTGAGTCCATGGGGTTTAGAATAAAGTTAAAAATGTATACATTTTTAACTTTATTCCTCGTATAGTAACGACTTAAGTCTTTATTTGGGTGGCGGAAGTGCGATCAATTCTTAACGATTTTAGTCTGAGTGCAATGGTGGCTGGGTTTGTGGCGGTATTAATTGGCTTTGCCAGTTCTGTTGCCATTGTTTTTCAAGCGGCACAAGCGGCAGGAGCAAGTGAGGATATCATTGTCTCTTGGATCATGGTGCTCGGTATTGGGATGGGGGCCACTTGTTTCTTTTTATCCTTATGGTACAAAACGCCTGTGATTACCGCTTGGTCTACTCCAGGTGCGGCTTTGCTGGCAACCAGTTTAGGTGACGTCAGTTATCCAGAAGCAATTGGTGTTTTTATATTCGCAGGGCTCTTAGGTTGCTTAGTAGGAATGTCTGGCTTGTTTGATAAGTTAATGAATTGGGTACCTTTGCCTATTGCTTGTGCCATGTTGGCAGGTGTTTTATTTCAATTTGGCTTGTCTATTTTTACCTCCATGGCAGAAGATGTTTTTATGGTTGCGATTATGCTGTTGGTGTATTTAGTCGCTAAACGTTTAATGCCTAGATACGCTGTTCTGTTGGTTTTACTTGCAGGTGTTATGTGTGTACTTGGCCGTTCAGAGCAGGCTGTTTTTTCAATGATTCCTATGCAATTTGGTCAGTTAATTTGGGTGTTTCCTGAATGGAAATTGAGCGCGCTCATAGGTGTGGGGATTCCCTTGTTTATTGTGACTATGACGTCACAAAATATACCGGGTGTGGCGGTTATGAGAAGTAGTGGCTATCAAACTCCTGTGTCACCTTTGATTAGTTGGACGGGATTAACCTCTGCTGTATTGGCTCCGGCAGGTGGTTTTGCCTTTAATCTTGCGGCGATTACGGCGGCGATTTGTTCTGGAGATGAGTGTCATAGAGACCCTAAGAAGCGGTATGTCGCTGGACTGTCTGCGGGTGTGTTTTACCTAATTGCAGGTCTAGCTGGTGTTTCTGTCGTTGGTCTGTTTGCTGTCTTTCCTGCCAGTATGGTGGCTGCGCTTGCGGGAATTGCGCTGTTGGGTACGATCGGAATGAATCTTAAAACCGCCATGTTTGAAGACAGCACTCGAGATGCGGCTTTGATCACCTTTCTTGTTACTGTATCTGGTGTTTCGTTTGCCGGTATCGCGTCGGCTTTCTGGGGGATTCTATTCGGTATTATTTGCTTGCTGATTAGCAAGCTACAATGGCGCGTAGGTAAGGGTAAATGGAATTAACGCATAGAATTAAAGAAGACATTTTAAATAACCGATTACCTATGGGAGTGGCTTTAAGACAAACAGTATTATCGGCGCGCTATGGTGTTAGCCGGATTCCTGTTCGTGATGCGTTGCAGGCTTTGAAGGCCGAGGCTTGGCTAGTGCCCCATGGTAAGGCGGGAGTAATGATCCCGGAACTTGACTGGAAAGAAGCGGAAGACCTTGCTTTAATGCGAACAAGACTAGAAAGCTTGGCATTAGGGTTTGCTTTTGAGTACATTGTCCCTGCTCATTTGGATGAAGCAAACTCTTATCTTCGAAAATTAGAAGCCACTGACTTAACCTTATTAGAACGCGGGGAATTGAATTGGTGCTTTCATTATGCAATATACCAAGCCTGTCACCGTCCAACGTTAATGAGAGCCATTGAAGTGCTAAATATTCAAGCCAGTCGCTATCTTGGCTTTCAGTTTGGGCCTTTGGGTTACCACAATCATAGTCAAGAAGAACACAGAGCGTGGTTGGAATTAATAAGGTGTCATAAAAAAACGGAAGCCGTGCTGTTGCT
Coding sequences within it:
- a CDS encoding TonB-dependent receptor domain-containing protein, producing MSKKSIMTMTVLAVAISNASFAEEQLDSLVITASGFEQDTAEAPASISVITAEDIEKGAYRDLADVIESVPGVQIARTTGGSNIQMRGLEPDYTLFLIDGRPQSSRDSREKTADGYDHEWMPPLSLIERIEVVRGPMSTLYGSSAMGGVINIITKKHTDEWHGNLHHEVISAEGSEFNNSKTSTIALSGPVIPNVLSAQLSVEYYDQEEDDIDDGNPEKEINSYNAKFNFLANKNHDFSVDLSKTEQNRIFTLNKSTTSSRTAGEQENEKESFALTHTGRYDDITENSFIQIDSTNNITDESKINNTQVSSSWVVPTENNTTTAGVSYINADLEDNGNQASSGLTELSNNQLSAFIEDEWYMTEKFSLITGLRADKNENFKNHLSPKVYGVFSINDSWTLKGGVSTGYKAPKLRQLSSDWAISSSGRDTYGNSDLKAESSVSSEISAIFNNNVLMASITVFDNQFEDKIERDDCTVDSCPSEATTTGSRLDRVWVNIDEAKTQGVEISSKLLVTKSVSTSLSYTYTDSEQLTGDNKGSPLTSVPLHMATASFDWSVNEKLKVWTSYTYYGEANEEDEPTPSYDLVDLGANYIINDNLKISLGMNNALDEEFTDEEYGFVDHGREYWVALDASF
- a CDS encoding response regulator, which gives rise to MKNVSFLIADDSQSVRSVVKSTIYDQLGSQRILSAVNGLTAKFILQKQAVDVVISDLDMPHLDGFQLLSFIRNHPKLKNTPFIMMASEDSKSFVMDAIEKGVTQYLVKPFTPERLEDAIRRAWYGSEQRRNARISNLPAHRFQVSFNSQDAVLGKIKNISSSGMLFEVAYTDQIRLFNKCRVSVSMPTSKAHEITIAELVYDIVRIETTDSVKEGVHVCNVAINLDTSESQPDCVTELARLMDSLTLEGVKTRQVQETQDDLNDELIG
- a CDS encoding ZIP family metal transporter, which encodes MVPLQQAFFLTFFAGIAMPAGAIIAHFLHIKPVWLEREILHGITAFGGGALMSAVALVLVPEGISSFHPIQAAAIFVLGGISFMLLDYSLSKSGSSMSQLIAMLSDFIPESLALGASVAMGSRDAFLITLLIIMQNIPEGFNAFRELRHTRAYSVKTVLILFFLLALTGPISGMIAYIWLSEWHNIISAIMLFSAGGILYIVFQDIAPQAVLEKHWGPPLGAVLGFSLGLIGYMSIS
- a CDS encoding benzoate/H(+) symporter BenE family transporter encodes the protein MRSILNDFSLSAMVAGFVAVLIGFASSVAIVFQAAQAAGASEDIIVSWIMVLGIGMGATCFFLSLWYKTPVITAWSTPGAALLATSLGDVSYPEAIGVFIFAGLLGCLVGMSGLFDKLMNWVPLPIACAMLAGVLFQFGLSIFTSMAEDVFMVAIMLLVYLVAKRLMPRYAVLLVLLAGVMCVLGRSEQAVFSMIPMQFGQLIWVFPEWKLSALIGVGIPLFIVTMTSQNIPGVAVMRSSGYQTPVSPLISWTGLTSAVLAPAGGFAFNLAAITAAICSGDECHRDPKKRYVAGLSAGVFYLIAGLAGVSVVGLFAVFPASMVAALAGIALLGTIGMNLKTAMFEDSTRDAALITFLVTVSGVSFAGIASAFWGILFGIICLLISKLQWRVGKGKWN
- a CDS encoding GntR family transcriptional regulator → MELTHRIKEDILNNRLPMGVALRQTVLSARYGVSRIPVRDALQALKAEAWLVPHGKAGVMIPELDWKEAEDLALMRTRLESLALGFAFEYIVPAHLDEANSYLRKLEATDLTLLERGELNWCFHYAIYQACHRPTLMRAIEVLNIQASRYLGFQFGPLGYHNHSQEEHRAWLELIRCHKKTEAVLLLEKHIMDAGQRLTEYLKKA